AGCATTTGAGGGTGGAAAACTCGATGGAAAAGAGATTCACTTTGCTGAAAATCTTAATACTCTAATAGGGATTAGAGGTAGTGGAAAATCTTCACTATTAGAACTTATTCGATATGGATTAAATATTAACTTTGGAAGTAACTCGACAGATATGGAATACAAAAAGAGCTTAATAAAAAATGCTATTACAAGTAGTGGAAAAATCATCGTAAATATTGTAGATAAGCATAATAAACACTATAAGGTAGAAAGAATTTTTGAACATGAGCCACATATTTTAAATGATAGAGGCGAAGAGTTAGGAATATCTTTAGATACAATTATAAAAAATCCATTATATTTTGGACAAGGAGATTTATCACAGACTGAAAAATGTGAAGAAGCATTGCTTGATAAATTAATAGGAAATTCAAATAAGGAAGTTCTAAGAAATATTCAAAACAAGAAACTAGAGTTAATAGATAATATTAATAAATTTATGAGATTAAAAGACATAGAAGAGGATATCAAAGAAAGCAAAACTATAATAAATAATTGTAATCATAATTTAGAGCTATTTAAGAAACATGGAGTAGAAAAGAAATTAAATGACCAAGTTATATATAATAATGATAAATTACATCTAGAAAATGTTATTACCGTTTTAAAGAAACACTATAAAGATATAAAAGGTAATATTGGGGAAAGAACAAGTGAAATTATGGAGTTGTTAAATTATTCATCTGAAATTAATAATGATATAATAAACGAGTTAAATAAAGCAATTAGTGACTTTATTGGAGCTTTAAACAAAATATCTTGTCAAATTGAAGTTATAGAGAATTTAGTTGATAGAATTCCAGAAATTGAAGAAAGTTTTAATAATAAGTTGAAAAATGTGGAGGAAGATTTTGCAAGGGTAAAACGAGAAATAGATATACCTGAATTGGATATAAGTGATTTTATGAAATATAATAACAAACTAGAAACAGCCAATAAAGATATAGCTAGTCTTGAAAAGCAAAAAGATGAAAGAGATCGTTTGAAGATTTCAATAAAAAGTAATGTCCGAGAATTAAATAATTTATATTTAGAAGAATTCAAGATATATTCTAGAGAAATAGATAAAATAAATAATGAGCAGAATAAACTTCAAATAAGTATAGGTTTTAAAGATGATAAAGAAGAATTTTTAGAGCATGTTAAAGAAAATTTCAAAGGGAGTGGATTACGAGCAAGCAATTATTTAGATATATCTGAAAAGTATGCTGATTATTTGGAAATGTTCTTAGATATTTATTTACAAGAAAATAAATTTAAAGAAATAATTTCTGATAACTACTATGGTAAAGTTGTAGAATTATTTGAATTAAACATTCAAAAATTAATTGAATATAAAACTCCTAATAAAATTAGTATTAGCTATCATAATAAACCTTTAGCACAGCATTCAATAGGACAAAGAGCATCAGCATTAATCTTATTTGTGTTAACTCAGAAAGAAAATGATTTAGTAATAATAGATCAGCCCGAGGATGATTTAGATAATCAAGTTATTTATAAAGAGTTGATAACAAATTTACAGCAAAAGAAAAATGATATTCAGTTTATCTTTGCTACACATAATGCTAATATACCAGTACTTGGAGATGCAGAACAGATAATAACCTGTTACTACAATGATAATGAAATAAGTATAAAATCTGGAAGTATTGATAAAAGAGATATTCAACAAAGAGTTATAAAAATTATGGAGGGTGGAAGAGATGCATTTAATAGGAGAAATGAAATTTATAAGTTATGGAAATACAATTTATAATAGAATAGAAAATTAGAGCAATAGGTTAGGCTTTAATTATCTTATTCTTGATAGTATAGGGAGGAAAAAGATGTACAAAGAAATTGATATTGGAAATGATAATAGTTTAATTTTATTTTATAGAGAAAATTTTTGGGACAAGTTAATTCCAACATATTTTAATAACTCTAGAAATATTGATGTTATAACATATAACTTTAATTTTTCACACAAAGAAGAAAAAAGTTTTTATAATAAATTAAAGGAGTTAGCAGATAAAGGAGTAGAAATAAGATTGTTATATTCAAAAATGACTTATTCGAAAACTGAAGAACTTGAGATAGAAGAAATATTTAAAGGATTTGTTTTATGTGCAGAATTACCCGAAAATCATGCAAAAATATTTGTATCAGACAATGTTGCATTTATGGGTTCAGCAAATTTTAGTTTAGGTAGTAACAACAATTATGAATCTGGAATTCTCATTAGAGATACAAACATTATAAAAAAGATACGAAGGGAATTTGTAGGAGAGTTACTTGAAATGAGTGAATTTAAAAATGTTCCTGAAAGATGGGATGATCCGTTTCATCATATTTTAGGGCTAAAAAACTGTATAGATGCCATCTATTGTTTAATGGATAATAAAGAAAATTTTTATATAGATAAAAATAGGGAATTAATTCCACAGTTGAGGGCTTGGAGTTATA
The DNA window shown above is from Tissierella sp. Yu-01 and carries:
- a CDS encoding TrlF family AAA-like ATPase, giving the protein MGETFKNGSKWIRADFHLHTDEDKEFKYSGEKQNYINDYVSRLKSENIRIGAITNHNKFNRYEFNKLRKETRNNNIFLIPGVELSVADGANGIHTLIMFNEDEWLENGEDRINQFLDSVFLGIDNRENENARCKCSIIEIIKMLEGMNKDYFIIMAHIEDRCGFFEELKGGRISEITQEKIFIENVLGFQKLRTYDNITKLRDWMGYDIAFVEGSDPKSIEQIGKGKHCYLKVGDYSFDSVKFALKDIHSRVSCNYMPNNKTSIRSIAFEGGKLDGKEIHFAENLNTLIGIRGSGKSSLLELIRYGLNINFGSNSTDMEYKKSLIKNAITSSGKIIVNIVDKHNKHYKVERIFEHEPHILNDRGEELGISLDTIIKNPLYFGQGDLSQTEKCEEALLDKLIGNSNKEVLRNIQNKKLELIDNINKFMRLKDIEEDIKESKTIINNCNHNLELFKKHGVEKKLNDQVIYNNDKLHLENVITVLKKHYKDIKGNIGERTSEIMELLNYSSEINNDIINELNKAISDFIGALNKISCQIEVIENLVDRIPEIEESFNNKLKNVEEDFARVKREIDIPELDISDFMKYNNKLETANKDIASLEKQKDERDRLKISIKSNVRELNNLYLEEFKIYSREIDKINNEQNKLQISIGFKDDKEEFLEHVKENFKGSGLRASNYLDISEKYADYLEMFLDIYLQENKFKEIISDNYYGKVVELFELNIQKLIEYKTPNKISISYHNKPLAQHSIGQRASALILFVLTQKENDLVIIDQPEDDLDNQVIYKELITNLQQKKNDIQFIFATHNANIPVLGDAEQIITCYYNDNEISIKSGSIDKRDIQQRVIKIMEGGRDAFNRRNEIYKLWKYNL
- a CDS encoding phospholipase D-like domain-containing protein, with the translated sequence MYKEIDIGNDNSLILFYRENFWDKLIPTYFNNSRNIDVITYNFNFSHKEEKSFYNKLKELADKGVEIRLLYSKMTYSKTEELEIEEIFKGFVLCAELPENHAKIFVSDNVAFMGSANFSLGSNNNYESGILIRDTNIIKKIRREFVGELLEMSEFKNVPERWDDPFHHILGLKNCIDAIYCLMDNKENFYIDKNRELIPQLRAWSYIEKIALKLGITFRHHFDWEEFYYKIYDNCYIEEQDYYLFKDYIIKFRDVIENLADYFVESYEEKGRLTTLNELNIK